A window of Zonotrichia leucophrys gambelii isolate GWCS_2022_RI chromosome 11, RI_Zleu_2.0, whole genome shotgun sequence contains these coding sequences:
- the UBA2 gene encoding SUMO-activating enzyme subunit 2 isoform X3 — translation MSAISTDSFCFRRNMLEDQNHSPDYNVEFFRQFTLVMNALDNRAARNHVNRMCLAADIPLIESGTAGYLGQVTVIKKGVTECYECQPKPTQKTFPGCTIRNTPSEPIHCIVWAKYLFNQLFGEEDADQEVSPDRADPEAAWEPAEAEARALASNEDGEIKRVSTKEWAKSTGYDPVKLFTKLFKDDIRYLLTMDKLWRKRKPPVPLDWAEVQKQEQNMPDQQNESSAVLKDQQVLNVRSYADLFSKSVKTLSLHLAEKADGEALIWDKDDPSAMDFVTAAANLRMHVFGMNMKSRFDIKSMAGNIIPAIATTNAVIAGLIVLEGLKILSGKIDQCRTIFLNKQPNPRKKLLVPCALDPPNPSCYVCASKPEVTVKLNTHKVTVLTLQDKILKEKFAMVAPDVQIEDGKGTILISSEEGETEANNHRKLSDFGIRNGSRLQADDFLQDYTLLINVLHSEDLEKDVEFEVVGDAPERIGPKPSEPASRNISNGSDDGAQPSTSTAPEQEDVVIVDSEDEGTSSNAADAESRSRKRKLEKGCECGGAKRSRAEQEQDDLMIVESEDEGAASSLGEEESRSHKRKLEEKGCECVGAKSVC, via the exons ATGTCAGCAATCTCAACAGACAGTTTCTGTTTCAGAAGAAACATGTTGGAAGATCAAAATCACAG CCCTGACTATAACGTAGAGTTCTTCCGCCAGTTTACGTTGGTTATGAATGCTCTGGATAACAGAG CTGCCCGTAACCATGTGAACAGGATGTGTCTGGCTGCTGATATTCCTCTTATAGAGAGTGGAACTGCAGGCTACCTTGGACAAGTAACTGTTATCAAAAAG GGAGTGACAGAATGTTATGAATGTCAGCCTAAACCAACTCAGAAAACTTTCCCAGGCTGCACCATCCGAAACACGCCCTCAGAGCCTATCCATTGCATTGTGTGGGCCAAGTATTTGTTCAA CCAGTTGTTTGGAGAAGAGGATGCTGATCAAGAAGTCTCTCCTGACAGAGCTGATCCTGAAGCTGCCT GGGagccagcagaagcagaagccaGAGCACTAGCATCCAATGAAGATGGTGAGATTAAACGTGTTTCAACTAAGGAGTGGGCTAAATCCACTGGCTATGATCCAGTTAAACTTTTTACTAAG CTTTTCAAAGATGACATTAGATATCTGCTGACAATGGATAAGctgtggaggaaaagaaagcctCCAGTGCCACTGGACTGGGCTGAGGTACAAAAGCAAG AGCAAAACATGCCTGACCAGCAGAatgagagctctgcagtgctgaaggATCAGCAGGTTCTCAATGTCAGGAGCTATGCAGACCTGTTTTCAAAGAGTGTTAAAACCCTGAGTCTTCACCTGGCTGAGAAGGCTGATGGAGAAGCTCTTATATGGGATAAG GATGACCCTTCTGCCATGGattttgtcactgctgctgcaaaccTCAGGATGCATGTTTTTGGAATGAACATGAAGAGCAGATTTGATATCAAGT CAATGGCAGGAAATATAATCCCAGCTATAGCCACTACCAATGCAGTGATTGCTGGGCTGATAGTGCTGGAGGGTTTGAAGATTTTGTCGGGGAAAATAGATCAGTGTAGAACG ATTTTTCTGAACAAGCAGCCAAATCCCAGGAAGAAGCTGTTGGTTCCTTGTGCTTTGGATCCACCAAATCCCAGTTGTTATGTATGTGCAAGTAAGCCAGAAGTGACTGTGAAACTTAACACACACAAAGTTACTGTGTTGACACTCCAGGATAAG atactgaaagaaaaatttgctATGGTAGCACCAGATGTACAAATAGAGGATGGAAAGGGAACTATTCTGATCTCTTCAGAAGAAGGTGAAACAGAAG CAAATAACCACAGGAAATTATCAGACTTTGGAATTCGAAATGGCAGTCGACTACAAGCAGATGATTTCCTCCAGGACTACACTCTGTTAATCAATGTGCTTCACAG TGAAGACCTAGAAAAAGATGTAGAATTTGAAGTTGTTGGTGATGCCCCTGAAAGAATTGGCCCTAAACCATCAGAACCAGCATCCAGGAACATTAGCAATGGTAGTGATGATGGAGCACAGCCCTCAACATCAACAG ctccagagcaggaggacgTGGTGATCGTTGACTCTGAGGACGAAGGCACTTCCAGCAACGCTGCGGATGCGGAGAGCAGGAGCCGCAAGAGGAAGCTGGAGAAGGGCTGTGAGTGTGGAGGGGCCAAGAGATCTcgggctgagcaggagcaggatgacCTGATGATCGTGGAGTCTGAGGATGAgggggctgccagcagcctgggcgaggaggagagcaggagccacAAGAGGAAACTTGAAGAGAAAGGCTGCGAGTGCGTCGGGGCGAAGAGCGTGTGCTGA
- the UBA2 gene encoding SUMO-activating enzyme subunit 2 isoform X1, which translates to MAAALSGPLRPELAQAVSQARVLVVGAGGIGCELLKNLVLTGFSNIYVIDLDTIDVSNLNRQFLFQKKHVGRSKSQVAKESVLQFCPEANIIAYHDSIMNPDYNVEFFRQFTLVMNALDNRAARNHVNRMCLAADIPLIESGTAGYLGQVTVIKKGVTECYECQPKPTQKTFPGCTIRNTPSEPIHCIVWAKYLFNQLFGEEDADQEVSPDRADPEAAWEPAEAEARALASNEDGEIKRVSTKEWAKSTGYDPVKLFTKLFKDDIRYLLTMDKLWRKRKPPVPLDWAEVQKQEQNMPDQQNESSAVLKDQQVLNVRSYADLFSKSVKTLSLHLAEKADGEALIWDKDDPSAMDFVTAAANLRMHVFGMNMKSRFDIKSMAGNIIPAIATTNAVIAGLIVLEGLKILSGKIDQCRTIFLNKQPNPRKKLLVPCALDPPNPSCYVCASKPEVTVKLNTHKVTVLTLQDKILKEKFAMVAPDVQIEDGKGTILISSEEGETEANNHRKLSDFGIRNGSRLQADDFLQDYTLLINVLHSEDLEKDVEFEVVGDAPERIGPKPSEPASRNISNGSDDGAQPSTSTAPEQEDVVIVDSEDEGTSSNAADAESRSRKRKLEKGCECGGAKRSRAEQEQDDLMIVESEDEGAASSLGEEESRSHKRKLEEKGCECVGAKSVC; encoded by the exons ATTGATTTGGATACTATTGATGTCAGCAATCTCAACAGACAGTTTCTGTTTCAGAAGAAACATGTTGGAAGATCAAAATCACAG gTTGCCAAGGAAAGCGTGTTACAGTTTTGTCCAGAAGCTAATATTATAGCTTACCATGATAGCATCATGAA CCCTGACTATAACGTAGAGTTCTTCCGCCAGTTTACGTTGGTTATGAATGCTCTGGATAACAGAG CTGCCCGTAACCATGTGAACAGGATGTGTCTGGCTGCTGATATTCCTCTTATAGAGAGTGGAACTGCAGGCTACCTTGGACAAGTAACTGTTATCAAAAAG GGAGTGACAGAATGTTATGAATGTCAGCCTAAACCAACTCAGAAAACTTTCCCAGGCTGCACCATCCGAAACACGCCCTCAGAGCCTATCCATTGCATTGTGTGGGCCAAGTATTTGTTCAA CCAGTTGTTTGGAGAAGAGGATGCTGATCAAGAAGTCTCTCCTGACAGAGCTGATCCTGAAGCTGCCT GGGagccagcagaagcagaagccaGAGCACTAGCATCCAATGAAGATGGTGAGATTAAACGTGTTTCAACTAAGGAGTGGGCTAAATCCACTGGCTATGATCCAGTTAAACTTTTTACTAAG CTTTTCAAAGATGACATTAGATATCTGCTGACAATGGATAAGctgtggaggaaaagaaagcctCCAGTGCCACTGGACTGGGCTGAGGTACAAAAGCAAG AGCAAAACATGCCTGACCAGCAGAatgagagctctgcagtgctgaaggATCAGCAGGTTCTCAATGTCAGGAGCTATGCAGACCTGTTTTCAAAGAGTGTTAAAACCCTGAGTCTTCACCTGGCTGAGAAGGCTGATGGAGAAGCTCTTATATGGGATAAG GATGACCCTTCTGCCATGGattttgtcactgctgctgcaaaccTCAGGATGCATGTTTTTGGAATGAACATGAAGAGCAGATTTGATATCAAGT CAATGGCAGGAAATATAATCCCAGCTATAGCCACTACCAATGCAGTGATTGCTGGGCTGATAGTGCTGGAGGGTTTGAAGATTTTGTCGGGGAAAATAGATCAGTGTAGAACG ATTTTTCTGAACAAGCAGCCAAATCCCAGGAAGAAGCTGTTGGTTCCTTGTGCTTTGGATCCACCAAATCCCAGTTGTTATGTATGTGCAAGTAAGCCAGAAGTGACTGTGAAACTTAACACACACAAAGTTACTGTGTTGACACTCCAGGATAAG atactgaaagaaaaatttgctATGGTAGCACCAGATGTACAAATAGAGGATGGAAAGGGAACTATTCTGATCTCTTCAGAAGAAGGTGAAACAGAAG CAAATAACCACAGGAAATTATCAGACTTTGGAATTCGAAATGGCAGTCGACTACAAGCAGATGATTTCCTCCAGGACTACACTCTGTTAATCAATGTGCTTCACAG TGAAGACCTAGAAAAAGATGTAGAATTTGAAGTTGTTGGTGATGCCCCTGAAAGAATTGGCCCTAAACCATCAGAACCAGCATCCAGGAACATTAGCAATGGTAGTGATGATGGAGCACAGCCCTCAACATCAACAG ctccagagcaggaggacgTGGTGATCGTTGACTCTGAGGACGAAGGCACTTCCAGCAACGCTGCGGATGCGGAGAGCAGGAGCCGCAAGAGGAAGCTGGAGAAGGGCTGTGAGTGTGGAGGGGCCAAGAGATCTcgggctgagcaggagcaggatgacCTGATGATCGTGGAGTCTGAGGATGAgggggctgccagcagcctgggcgaggaggagagcaggagccacAAGAGGAAACTTGAAGAGAAAGGCTGCGAGTGCGTCGGGGCGAAGAGCGTGTGCTGA
- the UBA2 gene encoding SUMO-activating enzyme subunit 2 isoform X2: MVLHPARTEIDLDTIDVSNLNRQFLFQKKHVGRSKSQVAKESVLQFCPEANIIAYHDSIMNPDYNVEFFRQFTLVMNALDNRAARNHVNRMCLAADIPLIESGTAGYLGQVTVIKKGVTECYECQPKPTQKTFPGCTIRNTPSEPIHCIVWAKYLFNQLFGEEDADQEVSPDRADPEAAWEPAEAEARALASNEDGEIKRVSTKEWAKSTGYDPVKLFTKLFKDDIRYLLTMDKLWRKRKPPVPLDWAEVQKQEQNMPDQQNESSAVLKDQQVLNVRSYADLFSKSVKTLSLHLAEKADGEALIWDKDDPSAMDFVTAAANLRMHVFGMNMKSRFDIKSMAGNIIPAIATTNAVIAGLIVLEGLKILSGKIDQCRTIFLNKQPNPRKKLLVPCALDPPNPSCYVCASKPEVTVKLNTHKVTVLTLQDKILKEKFAMVAPDVQIEDGKGTILISSEEGETEANNHRKLSDFGIRNGSRLQADDFLQDYTLLINVLHSEDLEKDVEFEVVGDAPERIGPKPSEPASRNISNGSDDGAQPSTSTAPEQEDVVIVDSEDEGTSSNAADAESRSRKRKLEKGCECGGAKRSRAEQEQDDLMIVESEDEGAASSLGEEESRSHKRKLEEKGCECVGAKSVC; this comes from the exons ATTGATTTGGATACTATTGATGTCAGCAATCTCAACAGACAGTTTCTGTTTCAGAAGAAACATGTTGGAAGATCAAAATCACAG gTTGCCAAGGAAAGCGTGTTACAGTTTTGTCCAGAAGCTAATATTATAGCTTACCATGATAGCATCATGAA CCCTGACTATAACGTAGAGTTCTTCCGCCAGTTTACGTTGGTTATGAATGCTCTGGATAACAGAG CTGCCCGTAACCATGTGAACAGGATGTGTCTGGCTGCTGATATTCCTCTTATAGAGAGTGGAACTGCAGGCTACCTTGGACAAGTAACTGTTATCAAAAAG GGAGTGACAGAATGTTATGAATGTCAGCCTAAACCAACTCAGAAAACTTTCCCAGGCTGCACCATCCGAAACACGCCCTCAGAGCCTATCCATTGCATTGTGTGGGCCAAGTATTTGTTCAA CCAGTTGTTTGGAGAAGAGGATGCTGATCAAGAAGTCTCTCCTGACAGAGCTGATCCTGAAGCTGCCT GGGagccagcagaagcagaagccaGAGCACTAGCATCCAATGAAGATGGTGAGATTAAACGTGTTTCAACTAAGGAGTGGGCTAAATCCACTGGCTATGATCCAGTTAAACTTTTTACTAAG CTTTTCAAAGATGACATTAGATATCTGCTGACAATGGATAAGctgtggaggaaaagaaagcctCCAGTGCCACTGGACTGGGCTGAGGTACAAAAGCAAG AGCAAAACATGCCTGACCAGCAGAatgagagctctgcagtgctgaaggATCAGCAGGTTCTCAATGTCAGGAGCTATGCAGACCTGTTTTCAAAGAGTGTTAAAACCCTGAGTCTTCACCTGGCTGAGAAGGCTGATGGAGAAGCTCTTATATGGGATAAG GATGACCCTTCTGCCATGGattttgtcactgctgctgcaaaccTCAGGATGCATGTTTTTGGAATGAACATGAAGAGCAGATTTGATATCAAGT CAATGGCAGGAAATATAATCCCAGCTATAGCCACTACCAATGCAGTGATTGCTGGGCTGATAGTGCTGGAGGGTTTGAAGATTTTGTCGGGGAAAATAGATCAGTGTAGAACG ATTTTTCTGAACAAGCAGCCAAATCCCAGGAAGAAGCTGTTGGTTCCTTGTGCTTTGGATCCACCAAATCCCAGTTGTTATGTATGTGCAAGTAAGCCAGAAGTGACTGTGAAACTTAACACACACAAAGTTACTGTGTTGACACTCCAGGATAAG atactgaaagaaaaatttgctATGGTAGCACCAGATGTACAAATAGAGGATGGAAAGGGAACTATTCTGATCTCTTCAGAAGAAGGTGAAACAGAAG CAAATAACCACAGGAAATTATCAGACTTTGGAATTCGAAATGGCAGTCGACTACAAGCAGATGATTTCCTCCAGGACTACACTCTGTTAATCAATGTGCTTCACAG TGAAGACCTAGAAAAAGATGTAGAATTTGAAGTTGTTGGTGATGCCCCTGAAAGAATTGGCCCTAAACCATCAGAACCAGCATCCAGGAACATTAGCAATGGTAGTGATGATGGAGCACAGCCCTCAACATCAACAG ctccagagcaggaggacgTGGTGATCGTTGACTCTGAGGACGAAGGCACTTCCAGCAACGCTGCGGATGCGGAGAGCAGGAGCCGCAAGAGGAAGCTGGAGAAGGGCTGTGAGTGTGGAGGGGCCAAGAGATCTcgggctgagcaggagcaggatgacCTGATGATCGTGGAGTCTGAGGATGAgggggctgccagcagcctgggcgaggaggagagcaggagccacAAGAGGAAACTTGAAGAGAAAGGCTGCGAGTGCGTCGGGGCGAAGAGCGTGTGCTGA